From one Bacillus sp. FJAT-42376 genomic stretch:
- a CDS encoding HNH endonuclease: MGKKMMGRCELCGRTDTELTEHHLVPKEMGGTFLATANLCIPCHKQIHALYTNEELAARLSTIEELQKDEKLSRFIKWIRKQPSSKLIATRKSNERKKRK; this comes from the coding sequence ATGGGCAAAAAAATGATGGGAAGATGCGAGCTTTGCGGCAGGACCGATACAGAGCTGACCGAGCACCATCTTGTTCCAAAAGAAATGGGAGGCACGTTTTTGGCGACGGCCAATCTGTGCATCCCTTGCCATAAACAAATACATGCTCTTTATACAAATGAGGAGCTGGCTGCCAGATTATCCACAATTGAAGAGCTGCAAAAGGATGAAAAGCTGTCCAGGTTTATTAAATGGATTCGGAAACAGCCCTCCTCAAAGCTCATTGCAACAAGAAAATCAAATGAGCGGAAGAAAAGGAAATAG
- a CDS encoding spore germination protein yields MPAIVGPIKINTVSGGVVNFGDTFYLSPKSASKSASGSGGGNTGDFWILNNGISATNMIDPDVADQNITANN; encoded by the coding sequence ATGCCAGCCATCGTCGGCCCTATAAAAATCAACACGGTTTCCGGCGGAGTCGTGAACTTTGGGGATACGTTCTATCTGTCTCCGAAAAGTGCCTCTAAATCAGCATCAGGATCCGGCGGAGGAAATACGGGTGACTTCTGGATTTTAAATAACGGTATTAGTGCAACGAATATGATTGATCCGGATGTGGCGGATCAAAATATTACGGCAAACAATTAA
- a CDS encoding spore germination protein GerPE yields MYNRNSIVDAAYVNILGFSSVFNIGDSREILPKANVFAVQREAEVFYDNEGDFSKYDIFQLPVPRPIKSEQVAVSYIHEKPFIRTKFVKILALSTSAVFQIGSADLIEAEARVKHTRQLFRPKGVLDPEEQSGED; encoded by the coding sequence ATGTATAACCGAAATTCAATCGTAGATGCTGCCTATGTAAATATTCTCGGGTTTTCCTCTGTCTTTAACATTGGAGACTCAAGAGAAATCTTACCCAAAGCCAATGTCTTCGCCGTGCAGAGGGAAGCGGAGGTCTTTTACGACAATGAAGGGGACTTCAGCAAATATGATATTTTTCAGCTTCCTGTCCCGCGGCCGATTAAATCCGAACAGGTCGCTGTCTCCTACATTCATGAAAAACCGTTCATCCGCACAAAATTTGTAAAAATCCTGGCCCTGTCTACATCCGCCGTTTTTCAAATCGGATCAGCGGACTTGATTGAAGCAGAGGCCCGTGTCAAGCATACCCGTCAGCTATTCAGGCCGAAAGGGGTTCTCGATCCTGAAGAACAATCAGGCGAGGATTGA
- a CDS encoding spore gernimation protein GerPD — MNFTVINKDINVVFCRVSAVATSSVFLIGDVNNVGQSAVFDTPPESLIIGPFVPLAPQ, encoded by the coding sequence ATGAATTTCACCGTCATAAACAAAGATATCAATGTCGTATTTTGCCGTGTGTCCGCCGTTGCCACCTCTTCTGTTTTTTTAATCGGGGACGTAAACAATGTCGGACAATCGGCCGTTTTTGATACACCTCCCGAGTCACTGATTATCGGACCATTCGTTCCATTGGCGCCTCAATAA
- the gerPC gene encoding spore germination protein GerPC, which translates to MYYGNDMGSYLQQLCTCIQSQANKIQQLEAMIQKMSDDLQALKNMPSTNIEKIEYKFDQLKVETLEGTLNIGLNPTDPEPIENFEVIQKGQQVGKLEREVNGETYAIALDQLNTYLTEECIHMLEIQEQRHSRKLNEEQRKMVIDDIRKQIDTRVQYYLKTANFQEGDPEAQADQITERVKEEIAQSVDHFIKYLPVEMKGDQP; encoded by the coding sequence ATGTATTACGGAAATGATATGGGATCCTACTTGCAGCAGCTTTGCACCTGTATCCAGTCTCAGGCGAACAAAATCCAGCAGCTCGAAGCCATGATTCAAAAAATGTCGGATGACCTGCAGGCACTAAAAAATATGCCGTCCACAAACATTGAAAAAATCGAATATAAATTCGATCAGCTGAAAGTAGAAACACTTGAGGGTACGCTGAATATCGGATTAAACCCAACGGACCCTGAACCAATCGAAAATTTTGAAGTCATTCAAAAGGGACAGCAAGTCGGGAAACTGGAGCGCGAAGTGAATGGAGAAACATACGCCATCGCTCTCGATCAGCTAAACACGTACTTAACGGAAGAGTGCATCCATATGCTCGAAATACAAGAACAGCGCCATTCCAGAAAGCTGAATGAAGAACAGCGGAAAATGGTCATTGATGACATCCGCAAACAAATCGATACCCGGGTTCAATATTACCTGAAGACTGCAAACTTCCAGGAAGGCGATCCGGAAGCCCAGGCAGACCAGATCACCGAACGGGTCAAGGAAGAAATTGCTCAATCGGTTGATCACTTTATTAAATATCTGCCTGTTGAAATGAAAGGAGACCAGCCATGA
- a CDS encoding spore germination protein GerPB — protein sequence MNFYINQSICINYLRVGAVNNSSVLQIGSAGYIKSLSNLYNTGGFFEAAPPATRRAELSQALSRPVVPLAPPPSR from the coding sequence ATGAATTTTTATATTAATCAATCCATTTGTATTAATTATCTTCGTGTAGGAGCTGTCAATAACTCCTCTGTTCTTCAAATCGGCAGCGCCGGGTATATCAAGTCCCTATCTAATCTTTACAATACAGGGGGATTTTTTGAAGCGGCACCTCCGGCGACCCGCCGTGCCGAGCTGTCACAGGCACTGTCCCGCCCTGTCGTTCCGCTGGCACCGCCTCCTTCCCGATAA
- a CDS encoding spore germination protein, translated as MPAIVGVFKVNSIGTSSVLHIGDVFTIAPISNVKTFAGAGSFNTGDGMSIFNQNSVTNTFDQDVVDQPIAGNA; from the coding sequence ATGCCAGCCATTGTTGGGGTTTTTAAAGTTAATAGCATCGGAACAAGCAGTGTTCTTCATATCGGAGATGTTTTCACGATCGCTCCGATCAGCAATGTTAAGACCTTCGCCGGTGCCGGTTCATTTAATACAGGAGACGGGATGTCCATTTTTAATCAGAACAGTGTGACAAATACGTTTGATCAGGATGTTGTCGATCAGCCGATCGCTGGAAATGCATAG
- a CDS encoding DUF418 domain-containing protein — MKNIQASFISAEERLQSLDVLRGFALFGILMVNLFDFSGPQLYKNTLIHSSGWADRTVEILVFVLAQASFYPLFSFLFGAGGVMFYKRLEEKGQSPERFFTRRMLGLLIIGVFHAFFIWHGDILITYALIGFLFMLFIRMPARALAVWSCSLIAIPNMIIALLLLGIGNLPAEEINTENILSVYQKGNFSEIMSQRAADWFYVNNPVNAPFLILSILPMFLLGAYAMKRRWFERDPSKEMVKTWAIAAAASGLTGFFIKIMPVIHPESALWSYLHQSLGGPLAAMFYLTGILLCIHIIRVPGVYRVLACAGRASMTNYLLQSIVCTFIFYSYGIGLYGRTASLQTVLIGIGVYLAILTASWFWFKRYKQGPVEKCWRWFVYWRP, encoded by the coding sequence GTGAAGAACATACAGGCATCCTTCATTTCCGCAGAGGAGCGGCTTCAATCGCTTGATGTTTTGCGGGGATTCGCTTTGTTTGGAATATTAATGGTGAATTTATTCGATTTTTCAGGACCGCAGCTTTATAAAAATACGCTTATTCACAGCAGCGGGTGGGCAGACCGGACGGTTGAAATCCTTGTATTTGTGTTGGCTCAGGCAAGCTTTTACCCGCTTTTTTCCTTTTTATTCGGAGCAGGAGGAGTCATGTTCTATAAAAGGCTTGAAGAGAAGGGACAATCCCCGGAACGGTTTTTCACCAGAAGAATGCTCGGTCTCCTGATTATTGGCGTATTCCATGCGTTTTTCATATGGCATGGGGATATCTTAATCACCTATGCGCTGATTGGATTTCTGTTTATGCTTTTTATCAGAATGCCGGCCCGTGCACTTGCTGTCTGGAGCTGCTCTCTGATTGCCATTCCAAATATGATTATTGCATTGCTGCTTTTGGGTATAGGGAATTTGCCTGCAGAGGAAATCAATACGGAGAACATCTTATCTGTGTATCAAAAGGGGAACTTTTCCGAAATCATGAGCCAGCGCGCAGCCGATTGGTTTTATGTAAACAATCCGGTTAATGCACCGTTCTTAATTTTATCTATTTTGCCTATGTTTCTGCTTGGAGCCTATGCCATGAAAAGAAGATGGTTTGAAAGAGATCCGTCAAAGGAAATGGTTAAAACATGGGCTATTGCCGCCGCAGCATCTGGTTTGACGGGCTTTTTTATCAAAATAATGCCTGTGATTCACCCGGAATCGGCTTTGTGGAGCTACCTTCATCAATCGCTTGGAGGGCCGCTCGCTGCCATGTTTTATCTGACAGGCATCCTTTTATGTATTCATATAATTAGAGTGCCGGGAGTTTATCGGGTGCTTGCATGTGCAGGGAGAGCGTCCATGACCAATTATTTGCTGCAGTCGATTGTGTGCACGTTTATTTTTTATTCCTATGGCATCGGATTGTACGGGAGAACGGCCTCTCTTCAGACCGTTCTCATTGGTATAGGGGTGTATCTTGCTATCCTCACCGCCAGTTGGTTTTGGTTTAAGCGATATAAGCAGGGACCGGTCGAAAAATGCTGGAGATGGTTCGTTTACTGGAGACCGTGA
- a CDS encoding aspartyl-phosphate phosphatase Spo0E family protein produces the protein MLFNEIESKRKNLIDLAQKHGINSDATLKCSQELDHLLLQEIKQRHSRLQSSRTNKAQAR, from the coding sequence ATGCTTTTTAATGAAATTGAATCCAAAAGAAAAAACTTAATCGATCTTGCTCAAAAGCATGGCATTAATTCGGATGCTACATTAAAGTGCAGCCAAGAGCTTGACCATCTTCTTTTGCAGGAAATTAAACAGCGGCATTCCCGCCTTCAGAGCAGCCGGACTAACAAAGCACAGGCCCGCTGA
- a CDS encoding radical SAM protein — protein MNTHLKTPRSFLTKTGGFLEDYTYSLNPYTGCAFGCSYCYVRRLPVSLFRQEEWGTWVDVKQAEKEKFKKELQRAGKKGPVRIFMSSSTDPYQAEEAKNEVTRTLLSAMAEEKPDFLFVQTRSPLVKRDIEWFHQLKDRILVSITIETDREDVRKAFAPAAPPIAARMKALEQLTAEGIPSQAAVAPMLPFTETFPEKLRGVTNFITLDDFFQGDGGGGKRSASLGAEEILAGLGENDWFNPDRIQKEQSRFEAVFGKSNVRISRDGFAPFR, from the coding sequence TTGAATACTCATTTAAAAACACCAAGGTCTTTCCTAACTAAAACAGGCGGGTTTTTAGAAGACTATACGTATTCTTTGAACCCCTATACCGGCTGTGCGTTCGGATGTTCCTACTGCTACGTAAGAAGATTGCCGGTTTCTTTATTCAGGCAGGAGGAATGGGGCACGTGGGTGGATGTAAAGCAGGCAGAAAAAGAGAAATTTAAGAAGGAGCTGCAGCGTGCCGGGAAAAAAGGACCGGTACGTATTTTTATGTCATCCAGCACGGATCCTTATCAGGCGGAGGAGGCAAAAAATGAAGTGACCCGAACCCTTCTGTCAGCCATGGCGGAAGAAAAGCCTGATTTTTTATTTGTACAGACACGGAGTCCGCTTGTGAAGAGAGACATTGAATGGTTTCATCAGCTTAAGGATCGTATCCTTGTGAGTATTACAATTGAAACAGACCGGGAAGATGTACGGAAAGCGTTCGCTCCGGCTGCTCCTCCCATCGCAGCCAGAATGAAGGCACTGGAGCAATTGACGGCGGAAGGGATTCCGTCTCAGGCAGCTGTTGCCCCGATGCTTCCATTTACGGAAACATTCCCTGAAAAGCTCAGGGGAGTGACAAATTTCATTACGCTGGACGATTTTTTTCAAGGGGACGGAGGCGGAGGAAAAAGGTCGGCTTCACTTGGTGCTGAAGAAATTCTGGCCGGTCTCGGGGAAAACGATTGGTTCAATCCAGACAGAATCCAAAAGGAACAGAGCAGATTCGAGGCAGTGTTCGGAAAATCGAATGTTCGGATCAGCAGGGACGGGTTCGCCCCGTTTCGGTAA
- a CDS encoding fumarylacetoacetate hydrolase family protein — MKFASARLNGRTFIGLIQNEEQIFDLQRAEKKFFEMETISGNLEDCILDGDKFISQAQVLEQRLLKSDDHQELVYSLSDVDLLAPIPRPRKNVFCVGKNYREHAVEMGSEADIPKFVMLFSKAPTSVIGHGDLIDPHTHITQELDYEGELAVIIGKKGKQISVEDALDYVFGYSIVNDITARNLQANHKQFLLGKSLDTSCPFGPFIVHKSAIPDPHDLHIETRVNGEIRQTGYTGDMIFSIASIISTISQGTTLEPGDIIATGTPSGVGKGFNPPKFLKSGDMIEISISGIGTLENGVN, encoded by the coding sequence ATGAAATTTGCATCAGCACGGCTGAATGGAAGAACATTTATCGGATTAATCCAAAATGAGGAGCAAATTTTCGACCTGCAAAGAGCGGAGAAAAAGTTTTTCGAAATGGAAACCATTTCAGGAAATCTCGAGGACTGTATTTTAGACGGGGATAAGTTTATCAGTCAGGCTCAAGTGTTAGAGCAGAGATTACTAAAGTCAGATGATCATCAGGAATTGGTGTACTCCTTGTCAGATGTGGATTTGCTTGCGCCCATCCCGAGGCCGCGCAAAAACGTCTTTTGCGTAGGGAAAAACTATCGGGAGCATGCGGTGGAAATGGGCAGTGAAGCAGATATTCCGAAGTTTGTGATGCTCTTTTCAAAGGCGCCGACATCGGTCATCGGGCACGGCGATTTAATTGATCCGCATACCCATATCACGCAGGAGCTCGATTATGAAGGAGAGCTTGCTGTCATTATCGGAAAAAAGGGCAAACAGATTTCGGTAGAAGACGCACTGGATTATGTATTCGGCTATTCCATCGTGAATGATATTACCGCAAGAAATCTACAGGCCAATCACAAACAGTTTCTTCTTGGGAAAAGTTTGGATACCTCCTGCCCGTTCGGACCGTTTATAGTACATAAATCAGCGATACCGGATCCCCATGATTTGCATATTGAGACGCGTGTTAATGGGGAAATCCGTCAAACCGGCTATACCGGTGACATGATTTTCTCTATCGCCTCCATCATTTCGACGATCTCACAGGGGACAACGCTTGAGCCGGGAGATATTATCGCCACAGGAACACCAAGCGGAGTAGGAAAAGGCTTTAACCCTCCGAAGTTCCTTAAGTCAGGTGATATGATTGAAATCTCGATCAGCGGAATCGGGACCCTGGAAAATGGTGTGAATTAA
- a CDS encoding ornithine--oxo-acid transaminase, with product MTTKTSHVIEQTEKFGANNYHPLPIVISKAEGVWVEDPEGNKYMDMLSAYSAVNQGHRHPKIIQALKDQADRITLTSRAFHNDQLGPWYEKVAELTGKDMVLPMNTGAEAVETAVKTARRWAYDVKGVVTDQAEIIVCEDNFHGRTMAAVSMSSSEEYKRGFGPMLPGIKVIPYGDLEALEAAITPHTAAFIIEPIQGEAGINIPEEGFLTKALQICKDNNVLFVADEIQCGLGRSGKMFTCNWEQIEPDMYILGKALGGGVFPISCVAANKDILGVFNPGSHGSTFGGNPLACAVSIAALDVLIDENLAGRSLELGNYFQERLKEIDNPVIKEVRGKGLFIGVELHEEARPYCEKLKEAGLLCKETHDTVIRFAPPLTISKEDLDWAIEKVFQVLSK from the coding sequence ATGACGACTAAAACTTCACACGTAATCGAACAAACCGAAAAGTTCGGAGCCAACAACTATCACCCGCTGCCAATCGTAATCTCTAAAGCAGAAGGTGTGTGGGTAGAGGATCCTGAAGGCAATAAATATATGGACATGCTTAGTGCTTATTCTGCCGTAAACCAGGGGCACCGCCATCCTAAAATCATTCAGGCATTGAAAGATCAGGCAGACCGCATCACCCTGACATCCCGGGCTTTTCATAATGACCAGCTTGGTCCGTGGTATGAAAAAGTGGCAGAGCTGACAGGGAAAGATATGGTTCTTCCTATGAATACCGGAGCGGAAGCAGTGGAAACTGCGGTCAAAACAGCCCGGCGCTGGGCATACGATGTGAAGGGTGTCGTAACGGACCAGGCGGAAATCATCGTCTGCGAGGACAACTTCCATGGCCGGACAATGGCTGCTGTTTCCATGTCTTCAAGCGAAGAATACAAACGCGGATTCGGTCCGATGCTCCCTGGGATTAAGGTCATTCCATACGGAGATCTGGAGGCGCTTGAAGCGGCAATCACTCCCCACACAGCCGCCTTCATCATCGAACCGATCCAAGGCGAAGCCGGAATCAATATTCCGGAGGAAGGCTTCTTAACAAAAGCCCTTCAAATCTGCAAAGACAACAACGTCCTGTTTGTGGCAGATGAAATTCAATGCGGACTCGGACGCTCCGGAAAAATGTTCACATGCAATTGGGAGCAGATTGAACCGGATATGTACATTCTCGGAAAAGCACTGGGCGGCGGGGTCTTCCCGATTTCCTGCGTAGCTGCAAATAAAGACATTTTAGGTGTCTTTAATCCCGGCTCACACGGTTCGACATTCGGAGGGAACCCTCTTGCCTGTGCCGTTTCCATCGCAGCACTTGACGTCCTGATTGACGAAAACCTGGCCGGACGCTCGCTGGAGCTCGGAAACTACTTCCAGGAACGGTTAAAGGAAATCGATAATCCGGTCATCAAAGAAGTGCGCGGAAAAGGGCTGTTCATCGGCGTCGAGCTTCATGAAGAAGCGCGTCCATACTGTGAAAAACTGAAGGAAGCCGGACTGCTCTGCAAAGAAACACACGATACGGTTATCCGTTTCGCACCGCCGCTGACCATTTCGAAAGAAGACCTGGACTGGGCAATAGAAAAGGTATTCCAAGTTCTTTCTAAATAA
- a CDS encoding YisL family protein, whose protein sequence is MIHMHITSWLLGLILFFAAYFLHTSGNAKASKIVHMILRVFYILIIVSGVVVMLGVSNLNAEYIIKGLGGLWLVASMEMILVRLKKGKPVRAFWIQFFIALVIVLLLGWRLPLGVLHM, encoded by the coding sequence ATGATTCATATGCATATCACTTCATGGCTTTTAGGACTGATTTTGTTTTTTGCGGCATACTTTTTACATACTTCCGGAAACGCGAAGGCTTCTAAAATCGTTCATATGATTTTAAGAGTGTTCTATATTCTCATTATTGTGTCCGGAGTCGTTGTCATGCTGGGTGTGTCCAATCTAAATGCAGAATACATCATTAAAGGTCTTGGCGGCTTGTGGCTCGTTGCTTCTATGGAAATGATTCTCGTCCGCTTGAAAAAAGGAAAACCAGTCAGAGCGTTCTGGATTCAGTTTTTCATTGCGCTCGTGATTGTGCTGCTGCTTGGATGGCGTTTGCCTCTGGGTGTTCTTCATATGTAA
- a CDS encoding DUF2777 family protein yields the protein MASSIRKKLLHTQERSCMTGNICCFEGEWLFFEEDADEGKLVDVMDLSDMHMLMDGIWYQAIWLSDGKIKTDSGEHSIADSHVFKIRRKLPFAFEQMLRSLDDDSLVRFTGELNQLGYSIYDCIYCYNHLLFTNKKLKTACTSFYQFDNEDSICGVQHHRMPTEDVLDRYEFTTSLGKRSILLLKK from the coding sequence TTGGCTTCTTCAATAAGAAAAAAACTGCTCCATACACAGGAAAGGTCATGTATGACCGGCAACATCTGCTGCTTTGAAGGAGAATGGCTGTTTTTCGAAGAAGATGCAGATGAAGGAAAGCTTGTCGATGTGATGGACCTTTCTGACATGCACATGCTGATGGACGGAATATGGTATCAGGCAATCTGGCTGTCCGACGGAAAAATCAAGACCGATTCCGGAGAACATTCCATTGCTGACAGCCATGTATTTAAAATTCGCCGAAAGCTGCCCTTTGCTTTTGAACAAATGCTGCGCTCCCTTGATGACGATTCGCTTGTCCGGTTTACCGGAGAATTGAATCAGCTCGGCTATTCGATATACGATTGCATTTACTGCTACAACCATCTGCTGTTTACGAACAAAAAACTGAAAACAGCCTGCACGTCGTTTTATCAGTTTGACAACGAGGACAGCATTTGCGGCGTTCAGCATCACCGCATGCCGACTGAGGATGTATTGGACCGCTACGAATTCACGACAAGTCTTGGCAAGCGCTCGATTCTGCTGCTGAAGAAATAA
- the asnB gene encoding asparagine synthase (glutamine-hydrolyzing), protein MCGITGWADQKQSLAGERNVVSAMTETLSKRGPDDTNLWWQPNVWFGHKRLTVVDPESGVQPMTKEKDGREYTICYNGELYNTEDIRRELLRKGYTFRGHSDTEVLLASYMEWEEDCLDRLNGIFAFAVWDTAKNRLFIARDRMGVKPLFYRYEDGALQFGSELKAILAHPDAKPSVTREGLSEIMGLGPSRTPGHGVFDGIKELRPAHAMIYSRDGLKIWRYWNVKSRPHTDSFEETVEKVRFLLTDAVTRQLVSDVPLCTFLSGGVDSSAITAIAAESYKKEGKGKLHTYSIDYEENEKFFKANDFQPNSDGPWIQKMTDAYQTEHHRRVISQETLAHFLTESVEVRDLPGMADIDSSLLWFCREIKKDFTVGLSGECADEIFGGYPWFHRPGESDVFPWMRSTAARTGLLNDKWRKELNLAQYVQDRYAETIAETPVLEGESETDAKRRELFYLNILWFMTTLLDRKDRMSMGASLEVRVPFADHRLVEYVWNIPWEMKMHGNREKGILRKALEGILPEEVLYRKKSPYPKTYHPAYTKAVRTILEDSLKHKDSILHELFAREKLDRLIETNGSDFGTPWFGQLMSGPQLLAHLGQIHIWAERYHVQIKA, encoded by the coding sequence ATGTGCGGAATTACAGGTTGGGCTGATCAAAAACAGAGTCTTGCGGGAGAGCGGAATGTTGTATCTGCCATGACAGAAACCCTTTCGAAAAGAGGGCCGGACGATACGAACTTATGGTGGCAGCCGAATGTATGGTTCGGCCATAAAAGGCTTACGGTAGTGGATCCGGAGAGCGGCGTGCAGCCGATGACGAAAGAAAAAGATGGAAGAGAATATACGATTTGCTATAACGGCGAGCTTTATAACACAGAAGACATCCGCAGGGAATTGCTCCGCAAAGGATATACGTTCAGGGGGCATTCTGACACGGAAGTTCTCCTTGCATCTTATATGGAATGGGAAGAAGACTGTCTGGATCGCTTAAATGGCATTTTTGCGTTTGCCGTATGGGATACAGCTAAAAACAGGCTCTTCATTGCGAGAGACCGGATGGGAGTCAAGCCGCTCTTTTACCGCTATGAGGATGGAGCGCTTCAATTCGGTTCAGAGCTGAAAGCCATCCTCGCGCATCCAGACGCCAAACCTTCTGTTACCAGGGAGGGCTTGTCAGAAATTATGGGGCTTGGGCCCTCCAGGACACCCGGGCATGGGGTTTTTGACGGCATAAAGGAATTAAGGCCGGCTCATGCGATGATTTATAGCCGGGACGGTTTGAAAATCTGGCGCTACTGGAATGTGAAGAGCCGCCCTCATACAGATTCGTTTGAGGAGACGGTTGAGAAGGTCCGGTTCCTGCTGACCGATGCCGTTACCCGGCAGCTTGTGTCAGATGTCCCGCTCTGTACATTCCTGTCAGGAGGCGTGGACTCAAGTGCGATCACAGCGATTGCCGCCGAATCGTATAAAAAAGAGGGAAAAGGCAAGCTTCATACGTACTCGATTGATTACGAGGAAAATGAGAAATTTTTTAAAGCGAACGATTTTCAGCCGAATTCAGATGGACCGTGGATTCAGAAAATGACGGATGCATATCAGACAGAACATCACCGGAGGGTAATCAGCCAGGAAACCCTGGCGCATTTTTTAACCGAGTCGGTTGAAGTAAGGGATCTCCCGGGAATGGCGGATATTGATTCTTCTCTCCTCTGGTTCTGCAGGGAAATCAAGAAGGATTTTACGGTTGGGTTATCCGGTGAGTGCGCGGATGAAATATTTGGAGGGTATCCCTGGTTCCACCGCCCTGGTGAATCCGATGTATTCCCGTGGATGAGATCCACAGCGGCGAGAACGGGGCTGCTGAATGATAAATGGAGAAAAGAACTCAATCTTGCCCAATATGTTCAGGACCGATATGCCGAAACGATAGCGGAGACCCCGGTGCTCGAGGGAGAGAGTGAAACCGATGCGAAACGCCGGGAGCTGTTTTATCTAAACATTCTCTGGTTTATGACGACGCTGCTTGACCGGAAAGACCGGATGAGTATGGGGGCAAGTCTTGAAGTGCGTGTTCCATTTGCCGATCATCGTCTCGTTGAATACGTGTGGAATATTCCGTGGGAGATGAAGATGCACGGCAACAGGGAAAAAGGGATTCTCAGAAAAGCGCTGGAAGGCATCCTGCCGGAGGAAGTGCTTTACCGCAAAAAAAGTCCGTACCCGAAGACCTATCACCCCGCTTATACAAAAGCGGTGCGGACCATTCTCGAAGACAGCCTGAAGCATAAAGATTCGATTCTGCATGAACTGTTTGCAAGAGAAAAACTGGACCGTCTTATTGAGACTAACGGGAGTGACTTCGGAACACCTTGGTTCGGCCAGCTGATGAGCGGACCTCAGCTTCTCGCCCATCTTGGACAGATTCACATTTGGGCAGAGCGGTATCATGTTCAAATTAAAGCTTAA
- a CDS encoding TetR/AcrR family transcriptional regulator: MSVDRRRQIIDAATKSFSMFGYKATTMDQVAKLANVGKGTIYTFFKNKDELFHDIVSVMVKEMILEAEDAINPDESFGENVHAALYRILEFRSEHQLMLKLLQEEKEMGTLAVLEMLNHIENQIIEYLKTKIETAQKKGLIREADSEITAFLFLRTYIALVSDWERRHKPLSSEKIAEVMKIYILEGLSK; encoded by the coding sequence ATGTCTGTTGACCGCCGAAGGCAAATTATCGACGCAGCTACAAAATCTTTTTCGATGTTTGGCTACAAAGCAACAACGATGGATCAGGTTGCGAAATTAGCCAATGTAGGGAAGGGAACCATCTATACGTTTTTCAAGAATAAGGATGAGCTGTTTCATGACATTGTGTCGGTCATGGTAAAAGAAATGATTCTTGAGGCAGAGGACGCCATCAACCCTGACGAAAGTTTCGGAGAAAATGTTCATGCGGCTCTGTACCGGATCCTCGAATTCCGGAGCGAGCATCAGCTGATGCTGAAGCTCCTGCAGGAAGAAAAAGAAATGGGCACCCTTGCCGTTCTGGAGATGCTCAATCACATAGAAAATCAGATTATCGAGTACTTAAAAACAAAGATTGAAACTGCGCAGAAAAAGGGTCTGATCAGGGAAGCGGATTCTGAAATTACAGCCTTTCTGTTCTTACGAACGTACATTGCTCTTGTTTCAGACTGGGAGCGCAGACACAAGCCATTATCGTCTGAAAAAATTGCTGAGGTAATGAAGATTTACATTTTGGAAGGATTGTCGAAATAG